In Flavobacterium gelatinilyticum, a genomic segment contains:
- a CDS encoding PorP/SprF family type IX secretion system membrane protein — translation MKKFILSLVLMAVTTSYSQELNLPVFTQYLADNPFILSPAYAGIGDNLRIRANGLTQWVGIKDAPDNQSLYADFRVLDRSGVGLSLYNDSNGNTRQTGAKVSFAHHLILDYYSKQYLSFGISYNFNSFRILTENFTDGNGAPVTLNPSILGDRNNSNSNFDISALYRNKGFYFSFNANNVLKKNVDKFRGVEPDLLSNFQAYTGFVFKDAENSRIEYEPSVFYQYFASDGRSTTDFNFKYRKYNRYEDYYWIGVSYRFLNDQFPKPLALGPMAGFMKSKFYFAYSYQMMFNGLGTYNSGTHSITIGFDFLQSISNCPCTQSPVHD, via the coding sequence ATGAAAAAGTTTATTTTATCCTTAGTACTCATGGCTGTAACAACAAGTTACAGCCAAGAGTTAAACCTACCGGTGTTTACTCAGTATTTGGCTGATAACCCTTTTATTCTTTCTCCGGCGTATGCAGGTATTGGTGATAATCTTCGTATTAGAGCCAATGGTCTTACACAGTGGGTTGGAATTAAAGATGCGCCTGATAACCAGTCCTTGTATGCGGATTTCCGTGTACTGGACCGTTCAGGAGTTGGTCTTTCATTGTATAATGACAGCAATGGTAACACAAGACAAACAGGTGCTAAAGTTTCCTTTGCGCACCACCTTATTTTAGATTATTATTCAAAACAGTATCTGTCTTTTGGTATCTCGTACAACTTTAATAGTTTCAGAATTTTAACTGAAAACTTTACAGATGGAAACGGAGCCCCGGTTACTTTAAACCCTTCTATTCTGGGTGACAGAAACAACTCAAACAGTAACTTCGACATTAGTGCACTGTATCGTAACAAAGGTTTCTACTTTAGTTTTAATGCAAACAACGTATTAAAGAAAAACGTAGACAAGTTTAGAGGAGTAGAGCCGGATTTATTATCCAACTTTCAGGCATACACAGGTTTTGTATTTAAGGATGCAGAAAACAGCCGTATCGAATACGAACCATCTGTATTCTATCAGTACTTTGCAAGTGACGGACGTTCTACAACCGACTTCAACTTCAAGTACAGAAAATACAACCGTTACGAAGATTACTACTGGATTGGAGTTTCATACCGTTTCTTAAACGACCAGTTTCCTAAGCCTTTAGCGTTAGGACCAATGGCTGGTTTTATGAAATCAAAATTCTATTTTGCATACTCGTACCAGATGATGTTTAACGGACTTGGAACGTATAACAGCGGAACGCATTCGATTACAATCGGATTCGACTTCCTGCAGTCTATCAGTAACTGTCCGTGTACACAAAGTCCTGTTCACGATTAA
- a CDS encoding phosphoglycerate kinase, protein MKTLNDFDFKNKKAIIRVDFNVPLDENFNVTDTTRIEAAKPTIDAILAQGGSVILMSHLGRPKGAEEKYSLKHILKTASEILGVQVKFAENCVGEPAQTAAKDLKPGEVLLLENLRFHAEEEAGDVAFAKELASLGDIYVNDAFGTAHRAHASTTIIAQFFPNDKCFGTLLAKEIDSLNKVLKNSEKPVTAVLGGSKVSSKITVIENILDKVDHMIIGGGMTFTFVKAQGGKIGESICEDDKQDLALEILRLAKEKGVQVHIPVDVVAADDFSNTANTQVVDVTAIPDGWQGLDAGPKSLENFKKVILESKTILWNGPLGVFEMETFSKGTIALGDYIAEATEKGAFSLVGGGDSVAAVKQFGFEDKMSYVSTGGGAMLEMLEGKILPGIAAILE, encoded by the coding sequence ATGAAAACTTTAAACGATTTCGATTTCAAAAATAAAAAAGCCATTATTCGTGTTGACTTTAATGTGCCTTTAGATGAAAATTTTAATGTTACAGATACAACGCGTATCGAAGCAGCAAAACCAACAATTGATGCTATTTTAGCACAAGGAGGAAGTGTTATTCTGATGTCGCACTTAGGGAGACCAAAAGGAGCAGAAGAAAAATATTCATTAAAACATATATTAAAAACGGCTTCTGAAATTTTAGGAGTTCAGGTTAAATTTGCTGAAAACTGTGTTGGAGAACCAGCTCAAACAGCAGCAAAAGATCTAAAACCGGGAGAAGTTTTATTACTTGAAAATTTACGTTTTCATGCCGAAGAAGAGGCTGGAGATGTAGCTTTCGCAAAAGAATTGGCTTCACTTGGAGATATCTATGTAAATGATGCTTTTGGAACAGCGCACAGAGCACATGCTTCCACAACCATTATTGCACAATTTTTTCCAAACGATAAATGTTTCGGAACATTATTGGCAAAAGAAATAGACAGCTTAAATAAAGTACTTAAAAATAGTGAAAAACCAGTAACAGCAGTTCTTGGAGGATCTAAAGTTTCTTCAAAAATTACTGTTATCGAAAACATTCTCGACAAAGTAGATCACATGATCATCGGCGGCGGAATGACATTTACGTTCGTTAAAGCACAAGGAGGCAAAATTGGTGAATCAATCTGCGAAGATGATAAACAAGATCTTGCCCTTGAAATTTTAAGATTGGCAAAAGAAAAAGGAGTACAGGTACATATTCCTGTAGATGTAGTAGCTGCAGACGATTTCTCAAACACAGCAAACACTCAGGTTGTAGACGTTACTGCAATTCCTGATGGATGGCAGGGTCTTGATGCAGGTCCAAAATCTTTAGAAAATTTCAAAAAAGTAATTTTAGAGTCAAAAACTATTTTATGGAACGGACCATTAGGTGTTTTTGAAATGGAAACATTCTCTAAAGGAACTATTGCTTTAGGCGACTATATTGCCGAAGCTACAGAAAAAGGTGCATTCTCATTAGTAGGAGGAGGTGACTCAGTAGCGGCAGTAAAACAGTTTGGCTTTGAAGACAAAATGAGTTACGTTTCTACAGGAGGCGGGGCAATGCTTGAAATGTTAGAAGGAAAAATTTTACCAGGAATCGCTGCGATTTTAGAGTAA